One part of the Papilio machaon chromosome 5, ilPapMach1.1, whole genome shotgun sequence genome encodes these proteins:
- the LOC106708524 gene encoding gamma-tubulin complex component 2, with the protein MFQNWILPKDKMQSTIKEVLDALGCSLEADTVWDYIQNDPNYGNSNLSTKQVNEYAQRLALKASNAKTFLKKYDDLRSRNTDNLSDIIVSFYKLVCDEKRSRVTKPKVSPKPILGDNKHQITKEDLPQIKDKLLKAVDESKKLVMKSFEEQESKLRPNWYNSLDLPNWQKDNPAMSWDFPKEPAPIIASLAGIPIASQENIIIDELLYVFSGVPGNYIVHQPVKDALEPRSFLISDDLDDALKQIVQQMLPLASNYSIVRRFIEQCNMWSGQVLHALVAAIEILLKDYYTMIAQLETEHMAGNLSLQKLWYYVLPTMHTMQVLAAILTNIGKSEFRGGAVLTVLHDKTNTLMGDARAQEISLFLTERACRPYLRILDQWIHKGTIVDPFQEFMIEDNELVNKEELPVDYSADYWEKRYSIQRERVPKFLEKYTDIILRTGKYLNVISQCGKSIAKTNTEDIKYSLREQNYSAIIQKAYAFASKSLLELLLKEYDLMGRLKSAKNYFLMSQGDFIVQFMDATEQELSKKIDDIIPSKLESLLGLCLRLSAASHDPYNEDMRVELLPYDLQFQMFKILSIETEEEKEYKQNKDCPPLTGIETFSFGMEVKWPVSLILNHKAIACYQMIFRHLFYCKHVERLLCRVWLYNKVVKRFSEARQYAEAFALRQRMLSCVQHLQYYMCVEVIEPSWCQLIQSLDKVNNVDEVLERHNDFLESCLGDCMLTSPQLLKAVTTLCLVCVQFCTFIQEMHKYFVDAELNCMLGTTYDHTDYSEVYIGAGGGGGGGSSDSFSRSVSRYGLRFTAALLSVLAIIERMARDNNTNKLLNISARLNFNTYYVKQLEKFCSDDKLLDGEKKQVSS; encoded by the exons atgtttcaaaacTGGATTTTGCCTAAGGATAAAATGCAAAGCACCATAAAGGAGGTGCTCGACGCTTTAGG ATGTAGTTTAGAAGCAGATACTGTTTGGGACTACATACAGAATGATCCCAATTACGGGAATAGTAATCTCTCTACGAAGCAAGTCAATGAGTACGCACAGAGATTAGCGCTAAAAGCATCTAACGCGAAGACATTTCTAAAGAAATACGATGACCTAAGGAGCCGCAA CACTGATAATTTGTCAGATatcattgtttcattttataaattggtaTGTGATGAAAAGAGATCCCGTGTTACTAAACCAAAAGTTTCTCCAAAACCAATATTAGGAGATAATAAGCATCAAATAACTAAAGAAGATTTGCCACAG ATTAAAGACAAACTTCTTAAAGCTGTTGATGAAAGTAAAAAACTAGTAATGAAGTCATTTGAGGAACAAGAATCGAAACTCCGTCCGAATTGGTACAACAGCTTGGACCTGCCTAATTGGCAAAAAGATAATCCTGCTATGTCATGGGATTTCCCTAAAGAGCCTGCACCAATTATAGCATCATTAG CTGGAATACCAATAGCCtcacaagaaaatattatcataGACGAACTCCTTTATGTGTTCTCTGGTGTGCCCGGCAACTATATTGTACATCAGCCAGTTAAAGATGCATTGGAACCTCGATCATTTCTCATATCTGATGATCTGGATGATGCATTAAAACAGATTGTGCAACAAATGCTACCTCTAGCATCTAATTACTCTATAGTAAGAAGATTTATTGAGCAATGCAATATGTGGTCGGGACAAGTTTTACATGCATTGGTTGCTGCTATTGAAATTTTACTGAAAGATTATtat ACTATGATAGCACAATTGGAAACTGAGCACATGGCTGGGAATTTGTCCTTACAAAAGCTATGGTACTATGTTCTACCGACCATGCACACAATGCAAGTATTGGCAGCCATCCTCACTAATATTGGAAAG AGTGAGTTCCGTGGCGGAGCGGTGTTAACAGTTCTTCATGATAAAACAAACACATTAATGGGTGATGCGAGAGCTCAGGAGATATCCTTGTTCCTGACAGAACGCGCCTGCAGACCTTACCTCAGGATATTGGATCAATGGATACACAAGGGCACTATTGTTGATCCATTTCag GAATTCATGATAGAAGATAATGAGCTGGTAAATAAAGAGGAATTGCCTGTAGATTACTCTGCGGACTACTGGGAGAAGAGATACAGCATACAGCGGGAGAGGGTGCCAAAGTTTCTTGAAAAATATACAGATATCATACTGAGGACtggcaaatatttaaatgttatcagTCAATGtg GTAAATCAATAGCGAAAACGAACACGGAAGATATAAAATACTCTTTAAGAGAACAGAACTACAGTGCCATTATACAGAAAGCGTATGCTTTCGCAAGTAAATCATTATTAGAACTACTGCTAAAGGAATACGATCTTATGGGAAGACTGAAGTCCGCTAAGAACTACTTCTTGATGAGCCAGGGCGATTTCATCGTACAGTTCATGGATGCCACAGAGCAGGAACTATCAAAGAAAATTGATGACATCATACCATCCAAATTGGAATCTCTACTGGGATTATGTTTAAG GCTCTCTGCGGCAAGTCATGATCCGTACAATGAAGATATGCGAGTGGAACTGTTGCCATATGATCTGCAGTTCCAAATGTTCAAAATTCTATCTATCGAGACTGAGGAAGAAAAAG AGTACAAACAGAACAAAGATTGTCCCCCGTTGACGGGTATAGAGACATTCTCATTTGGTATGGAAGTGAAATGGCCGGTGTCTCTGATATTGAATCACAAGGCCATCGCCTGCTACCAAATGATCTTCAGACATCTATTCTACTGTAAACATGTTGAAAGATTGCTTTGCAG AGTGTGGCTGTACAACAAGGTGGTGAAGCGTTTCTCTGAGGCGCGTCAGTACGCGGAGGCGTTTGCGCTGCGCCAGCGCATGCTGAGCTGTGTGCAGCACTTGCAGTACTACATGTGTGTTGAGGTCATCGAGCCCTCCTGGTGTCAACTCATACAGAGTCTTGACAAG GTGAACAACGTGGACGAGGTCCTGGAGCGACACAACGACTTCCTGGAGTCGTGTCTGGGTGACTGCATGCTCACCAGCCCTCAGCTGCTGAAGGCCGTCACCACGCTCTGCCTCGTCTGTGTGCAATTCTGCACATTTATACAG GAAATGCACAAGTACTTCGTGGACGCAGAGCTTAACTGTATGCTTGGAACTACGTATGACCATACAGATTATAGTGAGGTATATAT TGGggccgggggcgggggcgggggcgggtcGTCGGATTCGTTCTCGCGCTCGGTGTCCCGGTACGGGCTGCGGTTCACGGCCGCGCTGCTCTCCGTGCTCGCGATCATTGAGCGCATGGCCAGAGACAACAATACCAACAAGCTGCTCAATATCTCTGCAAG ATTGAACTTCAACACGTATTATGTAAAACAACTAGAGAAGTTCTGTTCTGACGACAAACTGCTGGATGGTGAGAAGAAGCAAGTGAGCTCCTAG
- the LOC106708551 gene encoding transient receptor potential cation channel protein painless, which translates to MTRDSYEMDSNRISRGGSLFGTDPQLQMRKALRNNEYATFKKLVSYGAVDLEYTYPYPDYKTCLELAVSEPDRQEFIKLLLQHEVQVNKVNDKDGKAPIHLAVENGNLDALGLLLEDDRIDVNIKCKGNTALLMAVKGIQDLDDNREESMSKYEDMIELLLKAGCNVNSPDNKGITPIYSAAKQGLERVINLILDYAKDPIDLDTYKDIRGRTARFYLNDAFPHLLAKFETISKQEEIIDPDKLFSYLNRHEEDNFIRDYTKLVKKNEHRPALAANNGMNTMLQLSTEKGFEKVVGVLLNSGADPNATCASNTVKPIAIACQNGYYKILKMFIDNESTLFDPVNNESLLQITIRGMKTSPLDSKVDFKSCIDLLLKNPKINTNINYPDIKNNTALHYAARNGDSDTVLELLRSGACIGLRNKFDEPPLADIHAKTLETYLDECISSNSERPSDDDYEIHIKYSFLVYPNNSLENEMCRVPLMDNTNNNIKEYDAILAPETEALLYMTKSEELRPLLKHPVITSFLYLKWQRISCLFYANITFYSLLWLSLILYIILGYGLEEEQSKSFEALNIVTHIGAVIGLILLIFREIFQLLVSPTRYLQSIENWMEIALIFVTAWIVGYDSASESTKQQLSAVAILLSSAELVLLIGQFPTLSTNIVMLKTVSWNFFKFLLWYCILIIAFALSFYTLFRNVAESDDQTPPNPNNTGKEGEDDEEDFFEDPGRSLFKTIVMLTGEFDAGSIKFSTFPVTSHIIFIVFVFMIPIVLFNLLNGLAVSDTQEIRADAELVGHISRVKLISYFESVLIGKAYSKPSKFWSFLPPYLQELQVITPKILCMKPFAKRISLFPFFLPKYRIIVKPNQDYTIIIPHAEPLGKYGDDYEDVEGGKCCFERCQNYRLDRKIVKNAKLVIAKKTYVSEFDEIKNKLSLYDTKIENIENILKKVLQAVDIQRNY; encoded by the coding sequence ATGACTCGGGACAGTTACGAGATGGACTCCAATCGAATATCGCGTGGCGGCTCCCTCTTCGGCACTGATCCTCAATTACAGATGAGAAAGGCCCTCAGAAATAACGAGTACGCAACGTTCAAGAAGCTCGTCAGTTATGGTGCCGTGGATCTCGAATATACGTATCCATATCCAGATTACAAGACATGTCTCGAACTGGCCGTCTCGGAGCCAGATAGACAAGAATTTATCAAGCTCTTGCTACAACACGAGGTGCAAGTAAACAAAGTAAACGATAAAGACGGTAAAGCTCCTATTCATCTAGCCGTCGAAAATGGAAACCTCGATGCCCTTGGGCTTTTACTAGAGGATGACAGAATCGAtgttaacataaaatgtaaggGCAATACAGCATTACTTATGGCTGTGAAAGGAATTCAAGACCTGGATGACAATAGGGAAGAAAGCATGTCCAAATATGAAGATATGATAGAATTGCTATTAAAAGCTGGATGTAACGTGAACTCGCCAGATAATAAAGGAATAACACCTATATATTCCGCTGCAAAACAAGGCCTCGAAAGAGTGATCAATTTGATCCTAGATTATGCTAAGGATCCTATTGATTTAGATACATATAAGGACATAAGAGGTCGAACTGCGCGTTTTTATTTGAACGATGCTTTTCCTCATCTTTTGGCGAAGTTTGAAACAATATCTAAGCAAGAAGAAATAATAGATCCGGACAAACTATtctcttatttaaatagacaTGAAGAAGACAACTTTATTCGTGACTATACAAAACTGGTTAAGAAAAATGAACATCGTCCAGCTTTGGCTGCCAATAACGGTATGAATACAATGCTGCAATTAAGTACAGAGAAAGGATTCGAAAAAGTTGTTGGAGTCCTGTTAAATTCCGGGGCTGACCCTAATGCAACATGTGCTTCTAATACAGTTAAGCCGATTGCTATCGCTTGTCAAAATGGGtactacaaaattttaaaaatgtttattgacaATGAATCAACACTTTTTGATCCAGTCAACAATGAGTCACTCTTGCAAATAACAATAAGAGGAATGAAAACAAGTCCGTTAGATTCAAAAGTAGATTTCAAAAGTTGTATTGATCTGTTATTGAAAAATCCtaaaatcaatacaaatattaattatcccgatattaaaaataacacagcTTTACATTACGCGGCAAGAAACGGCGACAGTGACACGGTATTAGAATTACTCAGAAGTGGAGCTTGTATAGGGCTTCGCAACAAATTTGACGAGCCACCCTTGGCAGATATACATGCGAAAACACTCGAAACGTACTTGGATGAATGTATATCAAGTAATAGTGAACGACCCAGCGATGACGATTAtgaaattcatataaaatatagtttccTAGTGTATCCAAATAACTCTTTGGAAAATGAAATGTGCAGGGTACCTCTGATGgataatacaaataacaatattaaggAATATGATGCTATTCTAGCACCTGAAACAGAAGCACTTTTATATATGACCAAAAGTGAAGAATTGCGGCCATTATTAAAACATCCAGTTATAAcgagttttttatatttaaaatggcaACGAATTAgctgtttattttatgctaACATAACATTCTATTCTTTGCTATggttatctttaattttatatattatattgggCTATGGTTTGGAAGAGGAACAATCGAAATCCTTTGAagcattaaatattgtaactcaTATTGGCGCTGTAATCGGGTTAATACTCTTAATATTTCGAGAAATATTTCAGTTACTGGTATCACCGACAAGATACTTGCAAAGTATAGAAAACTGGATGGAAAttgctttaatatttgtaactgCTTGGATCGTCGGGTACGATTCCGCTTCAGAATCCACTAAACAACAGCTATCAGCGGTAGCTATTCTCTTGTCTTCTGCTGAGTTGGTTTTATTAATTGGCCAATTTCCTACTTTATCAACGAATATTGTTATGCTGAAGACTGTTTCTtggaacttttttaaattcttactttggtattgtattttaattattgctttTGCGTTAAGTTTTTATACTTTGTTTCGTAATGTTGCGGAAAGCGATGACCAGACACCACCGAATCCTAATAACACCGGAAAAGAAGGTGAAGATGATGAAGAAGATTTCTTTGAGGACCCGGGGAGATcgctttttaaaacaattgttatGTTAACAGGAGAGTTCGACGCTGGGTCGATAAAATTTAGTACATTCCCAGTGACAAgtcatataatatttattgttttcgtTTTTATGATTCCTATTGTCTTGTTTAACTTGCTTAATGGTTTAGCCGTCAGTGACACACAAGAGATCAGAGCCGACGCTGAACTTGTCGGACATATTTCACgcgttaaattaatttcatattttgaaaGTGTTCTAATTGGCAAGGCATACTCGAAACCGTCAAAATTCTGGTCATTTCTGCCACCGTATCTACAGGAGTTGCAAGTGATAACGCCAAAAATATTGTGTATGAAACCATTTGCAAAACGCATTAGCCTATTTCCATTCTTTTTGCCTAAATACCGTATTATTGTTAAGCCCAATCAAGATTATACTATTATTATCCCACATGCAGAACCACTGGGAAAATATGGCGATGATTATGAAGACGTTGAAGGAGGTAAATGTTGCTTCGAGCGTTGTCAGAACTATAGATTAGATCGGAAGATTGTTAAGAACGCTAAGTTAGTTATAGCCAAAAAGACATATGTATCagaatttgatgaaattaaaaacaagttatCGTTATAtgatacaaaaatagaaaacattgaaaatattctgaAAAAGGTTCTGCAGGCTGTTGATATTCAAcgtaattattaa